Part of the Cottoperca gobio chromosome 16, fCotGob3.1, whole genome shotgun sequence genome, cacaaatataAACTTCTTAATGAAAAGGTTTCAGTTCTCAGTGACtcctgaaacacaaaataagatGTAAACATGAACAGAACAGTTCATGTGAAATCATAAGGAAAGTGTATTCCAgatatacacatgcacacaaatacacagtaaTCAGATTACAATAGTTTGATTTGACTTGAGTTATTATGcgtttgttattattaatatagacCACGTAATGGTGTATCAGGATATCTTGATATATGATTTCATGCCAATAGAACTCTACGAGATAAATGATACTgaacttttacttaaagagacTCTACAGTGTGTAGATTTAAAGTCACCAACAGcgacattacataatgcctcatgtacatatttaaacatgaacaatatatatatatataatataaacttgtgttgatgtgataATGAAGCTTCATGATCTCTGTGAGTTAAAGCTTTACTCTGTTCAGCTGCAGTCTCTGAAGGAAGACTtactgtatcagagtgtgtgtgtgtgtgtgtgtgtgtgtgtgtgtgtgtgtgtgtgtgtgtgtgtgtgtgtgtgtgtgagagagatcagGCCTGATCAactgttctttatttaaagtaaacactCACTGacagctgcttcttcttcttcttcttcttcttctcttcttcctcacgGAGCGGCCCCCCCGCGGCTGCAGGAGGTCGGGGAACAGCCTGCTGCAACACGCTGCTGCTTTCTTTTGGttcacagtaaataaaaaagtcCAGCTGGCAGCTCCGGGTCCAGCCTGCGCgacacttcctcctcttcttcttcttcttcttcttcttcttcttcttcctcttctcgtcttcttctgctgctttggATTTACTGTTGTTACAGGTAACTATCGCCATCTGctgtcagaatcagaatcctGTTTCTTctccacttcatgactcacatcaacacaattatattttatattacaagttatCTGAactgtgatgtttaaatatgtaaatgaagcattatgtcattaaatgtgtgtaatctgctccatgtccagatataaagagaagtctggatgaagcaggttcaaagtgtttcatgttgttcacatgtcaaaggtttgtacagattctggatctgtctttgtatcactccataaatcactaaatcctgtcaacacacagaactctgtgcatctcctgcatgtagtgagtgtagcgtgtataacatgagctgtgagtgacatgtgaacaaagccctctgcacaaagcttcagaatatagagaggaatgaaagtggaaagtttggtgtatgtaagtgctactgaagtggagacttctgctgaagagtgtgagaaaaaactcctttagagaaaagctccgtTATTTGTATTCGTAGTTTCTATGTGTACTTCTTTTCTTATCCTAGTTGTATAAACCACTTATTATTATGCATTTGTTCTTACTTCTCTAAGTAGCAGTACTtatgtctttgtgctgctgcaacaccaACAAAGGTTCATCTCTTCTTAAATCAGTGGATCTAATATCAGAGCATATTATGTGTCTGTAGTAAGACGTGAAATTAATGCCAGCTGAGACAAATATATGCAAACGTCATCATTTTGATTATTTGACAGTAAATCCGATTTGCTGCACAGtattacatcacagttcatttagctgacaatTTAGTCCAAAGAAAagtgacaataaaaacaaagatgaggAGACAActcagagggtctaaggacagagggtctaaggacagagggtctaaggacagagggtgtaaggacagagggtctaaggacagagggtgtaaggacagagggtgtaaggacagagggtctaaggacagagggtgtaaggacagagggtctaaggacagagggtctaaggacagagggtgtaaggacagagggtctaaggacagagggtgtaaggacagagggtgtaaggacagagggtctaaggacagagggtgtaaggacagagggtctaaggacagagggtctaaggacagagggtgtaaggacagagggtgtaaggacagagggtctgaggacagagggtctaaggacagagggtctaaggacagagggtctaaagacagagggtctaaagacagagggtctaaagacagagggtctaaggacagagggtgtaaggacagagggtgtaaggacagagggtctaaggacagagggtctgaggacagagggtctgaggactgagggtctaaggacagagagtctaaggacagagggtctaaggacagagggtctaaggacagagggtgtaaggacagagggtctaaggacagagggtctaaggacagagagtctaaggacagagggtctaaggacagagggtctaaggacagaggggtctaaggacagagggtctaaggacagggtctaaggacagagggtgtcgtatcctgtacagtctgtaaacactgagacaaatgtataatttgtgatattgggctatatctataaatacatttgatttgattttgatttgaatcacagagacagggaaaaaaacacaacaggaagtaaaacaagactagacacaaggggaagtgaacatttcaaacagCTTCAATAAGACAAACCAGTGGACGTGCAACATGCAGAAGCAGAACAATAACATTCCAccatcagcttcaaataagctCACACATTTAAGTTCTACATACAGAGAGcagagtttattattattattgtccaGCTGCAGTTTAAACAGGAGAGTGTTCAGTgtgcagaaggtgtgcagacttcctgctgacctgacatcaatgtggATCCTTCCATCATTTAGCAGCAGGGCAGCAAACTGTGTCCTGGGATTTTACTGATATAAACTAAACAAAGGTGAGAAGTACCTActatatctactgtatctactATAGTGAAATAAAGACACCTGAGGAAATAAGTTGTCTTTGAGCTCtttattcttgcaagaaggttCAATGGTCATACAGCAGTCTGCGTGAGGAAGAAAGAACACATGTGAAGCTGTTCATCCATTTTAAAGACAGAGAGGGTTAGAAGAGTCGTAAAGCTTATCAGCATATGCTTTAGATCAGGGCTCTCCAGAAAGCTTTCAGCAGCTCGCGCTTCACAGACTGTGTTCAAAACATCCCACGACATGTAAATGCACCTCTTCCCACTTATTCAATCAACACATAGATGTCCCGCCCcctccaacacaacataataacacaggccaatcagctgtcaatcaacacATAGATGTCCCGCCCCCCCCAATACAACATAATAACACAGGCCAATCAACACATAGATGTCCCGCCCcctccaacacaacataataacacaggccaatcagctgtcaatcaacacATAGATGTCCCGTCCCCTCCAATACAACATAATAACAGAGGCcaatcagctgtcaatcaacacATAGATGTCCCGCCCcctccaacacaacataataacacaggccaatcagctgtcaatcaacacATAGATGTCCCGCCCCCCCCAATACAACATAATAACACAGGCCAATCAACACATAGATGTCCCGCCCcctccaacacaacataataacacaggccaatcagctgtcaatcaacacatagatgtcccaccccctccaacacaacataataacaGAGGCcaatcagctgtcaatcaacacATAGATGTCCCGCCCcctccaacacaacataataacacaagtgggatgctgtcaatcaaaaggtGATAGTCCTGTCAAGTTTGTCAACGTCACTCTGATCCTGACCAATCACAGCGTAGCAGCAAACTTACACAGGCTACATGTTGTTAGCTACGCTAGCTGAGCTAAAGTGAGGAGTTTGGTACTATAGCGAGTTTATTCAGATTCAAGATGGACAACGAAGGTGGCCAGGgcaagaaaaagcagaaacataCTATTTCCacgtgagagaaagagagttttgtttttttaatggttgGGTGTCAAAGTATACGAGCCTAATAACCTGCGACTGAGCCCTGGTCCTCTGCCccccactgagagagagagacttgaaaCACCTCCTGATAACACTCGCTGTGCCGGCTGGGACGCGTGGGAAACTCCTGAGACAAACACTTCTACAATGTgtgcatataaaaacacaaggaaagcACATTATGAAGTTACAAACCATAACAAAGGAACATCTCAACACAATGTTCTCATAATGCATAAAACTtacaaactaaatgataaaagatacaaataaaatccctTCTATTGCTTTTctcttgatgacatcatcaggagtCGTCTCCTCTGAGAACTAAATGTTCTCTTCAAATCACAAAGTACTTCCACTAATACGCAGTTTAATGTAGAAATGAAGAATAATGTTTAAGATGAGACGATGAATATCAAAAACAAGAAGTCTGATGAAGTTTAAACAAGTACAAGTGTATATCAGAACTCCAGCAAGAGAACTTATGAAAGGTGAACAGGTTGATGCACTTTAAgctttaagaaatatatttaactcACCAAgttaattacatatatatgatataaactTCTCCTTAAGCCATTTTagcttatttttcttctttttatcagTATTTTTCATTGTCTGTGGTTATTTTTAGAGTGCCACTGCACCTCAACACTCATACTGGACTTATCCGTGCTGGTCAGATGTCTTCTATGACGCCACCTGTAGCTGTGGTTAAGACACCACAAGACATTTAGCAATATTATCAAATCTCTAGATATGAACTGCTCCATCTTCCACTCgtctctccagcaggaggaccagTTGATCTGAGCTAATACAAGCTGAGCCTGCAGGTCGGTCCCAGGCAAACAATTAccaataactacatttgattctgtggtgaagctccataaatatacttcacactgtgcagctgctcctctttcaccttgctgtcttcctcgggcaggtttgttcacacatccagtttgatggagtcctctgaaggacaacaagagaaagaactcaatgaaaacttgaatgaagctgagaaacattagcagacaacattctggaatattttagaaatagaatatatattttatatatcaaacagaaacacaattgaaaGTAGTTTGTGTACGATGAGGGCATCTCATTTTAAGATCAGATGTTCATGTAATATCTGGATGAATGGAGGATATGCTGCAATactcacatgttgtgtgtttctcagctgtGATCAACTTGTTATTGATCCTGTAGGAACACAATCCCAAAAGTTATGTCTCaggtttaaataacagtttgttgttagaGTCAGCCCGCTTCAGAGTCCTGACACGAGCCGACTGATGGAACGCTTTACATGGCATCATATCTTCTGTGCAAACACTACAACTGACTGCAGACAGCTCTGAGCCTGCATTACAGGAAGTAACTCGTCTTTAGTCTGGATCCAAGAACCAAACACACTACCTGTCTCACTCTTCTGTGAAATCACAAGTTCCAAAGTTACAACTTGTAACATGTTGCTTGGCTTTGcattgtcagcttgtgttttattgttagtggaagaatgaaagaaaagaaacaccagatgaaagaacaggagaacctgcaggcaatgagtgaaatcactgattagttctgctaagctaggctacaaGTGGAAGGTAGAACTGGGGGATTCCCCAACGTGAGTAACACATTAACCCCCCTGTTAGTACAATACTGCTgaaccagcagagactgagtcggaccctgactgacctgagagtctccagtctgcagtctggactcttCAGAAGGTCacgcagcagcttcactgatgaatcctgcagcttgATGTacctcaggtccagctctctcagatggggggggttggacttcagagctgaggccagagaagcccagctgatctctgacagactgcagtacctcaatctgaataaagaaaacatgatgtggatacaaatccatttataatccaatcagatgtgttcaggtttaAATGTGTGGCTCAACATTACTACGTCCTAATCCATGAATTGGAGTGACGCTGTCATTCTGTTATTGTGCTCATCATAACATCAGCTTCTactttattatctgtggaaacacattgaaatgaatggaaacaaagaattctttgtgcttgagaaagtaaacttcatcagtgtacactaatattagttcagatgaccttctgtatacagatgtgagcgTTTACCACACgtgaacataaatgtactttaataactaacagtggacatttgctacagctgctttaacaaacactcgtcttctgtgactgcacactcaatttagtgcaagaaaagtcaaaatatgaacaaaaggaaagttacgactttataatgtaaattatttatgaacataaattatgttcaataattcatgaaacatgttggatctacagtagtaccagagagtcagtgaactgacctgagagtctccagtctgcagtctggactctccagaaggtcacacagcagcttcactgatgaatcctgcTGCTCGTTGTTGTAACTCAGGTCCAGTTCTCTCagatgggaggggttggactttAGAGCTGAGGCCAGAGAAGCCCAGCTGATCACTGACAGCCTGTAGCTTctcaatctgaataaagaataCAGTATTTTCaaggtttaataatctgttcagagctgaagaagtttaGAAAGTGGAAACTCCAAACATGATAAAGCTGTGAGATACAAACAGTGACAAAGAGCtctcattaatattaataaacaacGTGCTTCTACTTGAATAAAAAGCAGTGACGTCACATCCTAAACTCTGCCAGCTCCACCAGTGGATCCAACTATACAAACTCAtcatgtgcagacacacacaaagaaaaaccacAGAAGTTGATTCAACTCAAGATCCCAAAGTTTCCAGAGATGCAAATCTGTCAGAATGAATTCTGAAGAACTGaacaaaagacattttttaagAATAGTGAAGTCAGAAACTCAAAGTATCTTCAGTTTAAACTGTTCAGTATCATCAGCATATAGCTTCATAACGATGTTGGAAAAAGCAAACAGTGAATATATTTGTTAGTGTTTGAGAGTTGAAAGagatatttattcattgtatttatgtattatttattatcatgagTTAAAAACATGGAGGATATAACATGACATTCAGAAGTTTAAGAGCTTCAGACTGAACTCTGCAGTGTAGGATTGTTCTTGTT contains:
- the LOC115020957 gene encoding NACHT, LRR and PYD domains-containing protein 12-like, which gives rise to MSEKLRQRLGGRSLSEISCAPLASALKSNPSHLRELDLSNNKLQDSAVKLLSDLLESPDCRLETLRLRSYRLSVISWASLASALKSNPSHLRELDLSYNNEQQDSSVKLLCDLLESPDCRLETLRLRYCSLSEISWASLASALKSNPPHLRELDLRYIKLQDSSVKLLRDLLKSPDCRLETLRSVRVRLSLCWFSSIVLTGGLMCYSRWGIPQFYLPLVA